A window of Cytobacillus sp. FSL H8-0458 genomic DNA:
ACGAGAAAATATGTTAAGAAAAAAGGGGATTAAAACATATGCAAAAGTATAGAAGGAGAAACACGCCAGCCTTTACATTTTTAGCATACTTTACACTGATTGCCGGCGTTGGGCTGTTTCTGATCGGACTTTACAATGCTGATATGGAGCTTAATGAAAAAGGGTATTACATTGCCGTCATGCTTCTGGTGGCGGTCGGGTCCATTCTGACTCAGAAAGTGACAAGGGACAATGCCGAAGATGCGGAAATCATGGCAGAGCAGGAGCGCAGATCAGCTAAAATTGAGCAATAATACTCAAGCTCAGAAAGGCTTCTGGGCTTTTTCTTTTGATTAAATTTAAAAGGTATTGACTTTAATACTTAAAAGCGTTTAAGATATAAAGCATCCTAATACTTAAATGCGTTGAAGGAATTGAAGTAGTGGTATCCTCCCTGTTGCAGAGAGCTGGTGGTGCTGAAAACCAGTACAAAGGGGATCACGAATTACGTTTCTGGAGCATCTTATTTCTATTCTGAAATAAGACGGTTTAGCCGTTATTCTGTGAAGTGGTAAGTTCTATACTTACAATCAGGGTGGTACCGCGAATAAATTCGTCCCTGCTGAATGAACATTCAGCAGGGATTTTTTATACTCAAAAACTTTCGCACTTAAAAGCGTTTAAGCGTAAAACTCAATAAAAGGAGACATACCAAATGAAGAAATCGATACCTCTGCACTTACGTCCATTTACAGCCCAGCAGTATTACAATGCTTACAGCCCCATTGATCATGCGGTTTGGAGATATGTGATGAGGCAAAACCATCATTTCCTTGAGGACATCGCCCATGATGCATTCACTTCAGGCCTGAAGTCGTCCGGCATTTCCATCGACAGCATTCCACGGGTAAGTGAAATGAACGATCATTTAGATAAAATCGGCTGGGGAGCTGTCATTGTCGACGGATTGATTCCCGGCACAGCATTTTTTGATTTTCAAGCGCATGGCATTCTTCCAATTGCAACGGATATACGCCAGAAGACCAATATCGAATACACACCAGCTCCTGACATTCTCCATGAGGCGGCGGGGCATGCGCCGATTTTATTTGATGAAACCTACTCAGAGTTTGTTAAATTAATAGGGAATATTGGAGCTAACGCTTTTGCGACAAAAGAAGAACATGATGTGTTTGAGGCAACCAGGCATTTATCTATTGTCATGGAAAGTCCAGCTTCAACTGAAGAAGAAATTGAAGCAGCCAAACAGCGATTAAAGGAAAAACAGCAGCACGTAAAAGGACTTTCTGAAGCTGAGCAAATCTCCAGGATTTTCTGGTGGACGGTCGAATTTGGACTGATTGGCGAACTGCAAAAGCCCAAGATCTTTGGTGCAGGACTGCTGTCATCTGTTGGCGAAAGCAAACATTGCCTGTCCGATCAGGTGAAGAAACGCCGGTTCACAATTGAAGATGCTATTAACACCAGCTATGACGTTACATCTATGCAGACCCAGCTATTTGTTTGCGAAAGCTTTGAACAATTGATAGAAGAAGTGACGAGATTCAGCGAGTCGATGGCCTTCAGGCAAGGCGGAACAGCGGCTATCGAAAAAGCGATTGCTTCAAGCCAGGTTGCGCACATCGAACTCAATTCAGGCATTCAAATTACTGGTCTTTTCACTGATATCATGAAGGATGCAGAAGGTGAAGCCATCTTTGTCAAAACGACAGGTCCGAGTGCCCTTTCGATTCAAAATGAACAAATTAATGATCATGGTCCTGATGTTCACAATGACGGCTTCGGAGCACCGATCGGAAAATTGGCTGGAGACATTAAGCTTGAGAATCAAACGGAACAGAGCCTGAAAAAACTTGGCATCGAGATGAATAAAATGATGCAAATCACCTTCGAAAGCGGAGTAGAAATTTCCGGCCATGTGACGAATCTTTTATTTAATCATGGTTCCCTTGTTTTAATATCACTTGAAGAATGTCTCGTCAAAAAGGGAGATGAAATCTTGTTCCACCCCACTTGGGGCACATATGATTTAGCTGTGGGCAGCCGGATTGTTTCTGCACGTCCAATCGCAGCCGATTACGCTGCATATCACGGGGAATCTTTTATGAATGAAGAAAGCCCAAAAGAAGGAACAGCCCTAAC
This region includes:
- a CDS encoding YiaA/YiaB family inner membrane protein, which codes for MQKYRRRNTPAFTFLAYFTLIAGVGLFLIGLYNADMELNEKGYYIAVMLLVAVGSILTQKVTRDNAEDAEIMAEQERRSAKIEQ
- a CDS encoding aromatic amino acid hydroxylase; the protein is MKKSIPLHLRPFTAQQYYNAYSPIDHAVWRYVMRQNHHFLEDIAHDAFTSGLKSSGISIDSIPRVSEMNDHLDKIGWGAVIVDGLIPGTAFFDFQAHGILPIATDIRQKTNIEYTPAPDILHEAAGHAPILFDETYSEFVKLIGNIGANAFATKEEHDVFEATRHLSIVMESPASTEEEIEAAKQRLKEKQQHVKGLSEAEQISRIFWWTVEFGLIGELQKPKIFGAGLLSSVGESKHCLSDQVKKRRFTIEDAINTSYDVTSMQTQLFVCESFEQLIEEVTRFSESMAFRQGGTAAIEKAIASSQVAHIELNSGIQITGLFTDIMKDAEGEAIFVKTTGPSALSIQNEQINDHGPDVHNDGFGAPIGKLAGDIKLENQTEQSLKKLGIEMNKMMQITFESGVEISGHVTNLLFNHGSLVLISLEECLVKKGDEILFHPTWGTYDLAVGSRIVSARPIAADYAAYHGESFMNEESPKEGTALTPLEELYAEVRQIRETNFPQDVLLHSVIGKILHEFPEEWLLQLEVLELLEKHDKESPLKKLLLDQLEMLSQEERYVRLIQNGLDVIYDRRHVTV